The Candidatus Limnocylindrales bacterium DNA segment TCGTGCCGCCTGTGTAGAGCACGTACAGGTCGTCGGGCGACGGAGTGACCGCCGGTTTGTCGGCCGATGCAGACTGCAGAGCTGCTTCGTAATCGACGGCGCCCGGAAGAAGCGCGTTGCCGCTTTCGTCGGCCACCTGGATCAGCGTCGTCAGGCCGGGAAGCTCCGGCAGCACGGCGGCGAGCGTCGGCGCCATCGCGGCGTGGTAGATGATCGCTTCCGCCCTCGCATCGCGCAGCAGGTAGAGCAGCTCTTCGGCGACGTAGCGGTAGTTGACGTTGAGCGGAGCAACGCGTGCCTTGAAGGATCCGAGCATCCCTTCGAGGTACTCGTTGCAGTTGAACAGATAGAGCGCGACATGCGACTGGCCGGACTCCCAACCCGCCAGCGCGGAGCGCTCCTTCCGGATGCCGAGG contains these protein-coding regions:
- a CDS encoding AMP-binding protein gives rise to the protein MEFNLAEVHEAVAGVIPDHECIVWRDRRLTYTEVTERTRRLANYLIGRDLGIRKERSALAGWESGQSHVALYLFNCNEYLEGMLGSFKARVAPLNVNYRYVAEELLYLLRDARAEAIIYHAAMAPTLAAVLPELPGLTTLIQVADESGNALLPGAVDYEAALQSASADKPAVTPSPDDLYVLYTGGTTGMPKGVLWRQSDIYFAALGGSVPGYGEHESWESILSMAGAGQRVLPAPP